In Rhizobium gallicum bv. gallicum R602sp, the following proteins share a genomic window:
- a CDS encoding PepSY domain-containing protein, whose translation MKNFILVVALGASALSAFAQTTPAPSSNGNTPAVATPGTNNPAAPVEGANSFTEAQAKERIENAGYTDVKDLKLDDKGIWMASATKDGKSLSVALDYQGNVVAK comes from the coding sequence ATGAAAAACTTCATTCTCGTGGTGGCCCTCGGGGCATCCGCGCTCTCGGCATTTGCCCAGACAACCCCCGCTCCCTCGTCAAACGGAAACACGCCTGCGGTAGCGACCCCGGGCACGAATAACCCGGCGGCGCCTGTCGAAGGGGCCAACAGCTTTACCGAAGCCCAGGCCAAGGAGCGCATCGAAAACGCAGGTTACACCGATGTCAAAGACCTGAAGCTCGATGACAAGGGGATCTGGATGGCGTCCGCTACCAAAGACGGCAAATCGTTATCGGTCGCACTCGACTACCAAGGAAACGTAGTCGCCAAGTAA
- a CDS encoding general stress protein codes for MRTVTGLFDDYSDARSAVNELESAGIPSDDISIVSNNGRDQDNASGAAEGAGTGAGIGAAVGGAGGLLAGLGLLAIPGVGPVVAAGWLVATAAGAAAGAVAGGVTGGLIGALTSSGVSEEDAHLYAEGVRRGGTLVSARVDEGRVAEAEAILRRSNWVDPTERRRAYMEEGWTRFDDSLDPYSPEQIEQERNRYRRTAL; via the coding sequence ATGAGAACCGTAACTGGACTATTCGACGACTATTCCGACGCGCGCTCGGCCGTGAATGAATTAGAGTCGGCCGGAATTCCCTCGGATGATATCAGCATCGTCTCGAACAATGGGCGCGATCAGGATAACGCCTCTGGCGCAGCAGAAGGTGCGGGAACCGGCGCCGGTATCGGCGCGGCGGTGGGTGGCGCCGGCGGACTACTTGCCGGGCTGGGCCTTTTGGCCATTCCAGGGGTCGGGCCTGTCGTCGCAGCCGGCTGGTTGGTCGCGACCGCGGCTGGCGCCGCTGCTGGCGCAGTTGCTGGCGGAGTTACAGGCGGCCTGATTGGAGCGCTCACCAGTTCGGGCGTATCCGAAGAGGATGCTCACCTCTATGCAGAGGGCGTGCGTCGGGGCGGGACGCTCGTGAGCGCAAGGGTGGACGAGGGTCGGGTCGCTGAAGCCGAAGCCATCCTTCGGCGCTCCAACTGGGTGGATCCGACCGAACGCCGCCGCGCCTATATGGAAGAGGGCTGGACACGGTTCGACGACAGTCTCGATCCCTACAGCCCCGAGCAGATCGAACAGGAGCGGAACCGCTACCGCCGTACCGCACTCTAA
- a CDS encoding KTSC domain-containing protein, producing the protein MPSHLIRDTNYDAATRTLSVWLVTSENRYDYEDVPPETYAAFRRAFSKGRFFNAHIRNRFTYRISKEE; encoded by the coding sequence ATGCCTTCGCATTTGATCCGCGACACCAATTATGATGCGGCGACCCGCACACTCTCGGTCTGGCTGGTCACCAGCGAGAACCGCTACGACTACGAGGATGTTCCTCCCGAGACATATGCGGCATTTCGGCGTGCCTTCTCGAAGGGACGGTTCTTCAACGCCCATATCAGGAATCGTTTCACATATCGAATTTCCAAGGAGGAGTGA
- a CDS encoding entericidin domain-containing protein — translation MSLTTKVAAACCVLLALSSCGNTIRGVGRDAANTVDATQNAGNRVGRAAAN, via the coding sequence ATGTCACTGACGACAAAAGTTGCCGCCGCCTGCTGCGTTCTTCTCGCCCTTTCCTCCTGCGGGAACACTATCCGCGGCGTCGGGCGTGATGCTGCCAATACCGTGGACGCCACCCAAAATGCCGGGAATCGGGTAGGCAGAGCAGCGGCGAATTGA